The Haloprofundus salinisoli genome includes a region encoding these proteins:
- a CDS encoding ABC transporter substrate-binding protein, with amino-acid sequence MSDKSLDQGRRSYVSRRKMLALSTGLAAGLAGCGGQNDQAADPDGNSTDTNGTGGSSTDNGETNQTIELAESTLKSSTEELLEDINWNRYSRNIAFSRWFFAYLQSNYITGDTYNWLLEDLSYDKEALEMTYKFKEDFYWHDGTPVTAEDYYNQQEIDRLMDPEGSDIESHELVDDYTMVAKRKKELNPILIGVEENRLWTRRDKNREWLEKFQDVSSQAGRDEVIAELTDHKVSTQEFRDEGLANSTFKLKEWSETEVVLEKFDQHPFADDVNFDTLTFKVCRGGSCDQLVINDQVDFDGGKFDSNLQGASPDNLQTLSNVRGINGRSLVFNYGDNEHLARRGVRRAFTALLDFDKMADIFDRKFVAKNQTGLPGHLEAQYLGNDFIDNLIQYDMGSNEEQATQFLEMEGYSKEGSKWVDEDGKAIDFHISTDSTETMAAYGKSMQEQLNGFGFDVEFTTKESGTWYQDFLAAENGDVFPFVHGWASNEPLNFYDYSNHYKMRLGTGGEVEQWLADGETHSQVNGRPLTPTVPEEVGALEVEGSGRELNLYQLVEDLKTAQTMDETKSVVRDLAWYFNYDLPLIDTFGAESAMWGDTQNWEWPSRDHNAWYQAYGGYWEHVRRGLVKAKEV; translated from the coding sequence ATGTCAGACAAGTCGTTAGATCAGGGACGCCGTAGCTACGTGTCTCGGCGAAAAATGCTTGCATTGTCAACGGGCCTTGCCGCCGGACTTGCCGGGTGTGGTGGGCAAAATGACCAAGCTGCAGACCCAGACGGAAATTCAACCGATACCAACGGTACCGGTGGAAGTAGTACCGACAACGGTGAGACGAATCAAACCATTGAGTTAGCCGAGTCGACGTTAAAAAGTAGCACCGAAGAGCTACTTGAAGACATCAACTGGAACCGCTACTCACGAAATATCGCCTTCTCGCGATGGTTCTTCGCGTACCTCCAGAGCAACTACATCACAGGTGATACCTACAATTGGCTCCTCGAAGATTTGAGCTACGACAAAGAAGCTCTTGAAATGACGTACAAGTTCAAAGAAGACTTCTACTGGCACGACGGGACGCCGGTTACCGCTGAGGACTACTACAACCAGCAGGAAATCGACCGCCTGATGGATCCCGAAGGGAGCGACATTGAGTCTCACGAGCTCGTTGACGACTACACCATGGTCGCAAAGCGGAAAAAGGAGCTCAACCCGATTCTTATCGGCGTCGAAGAAAACCGGCTATGGACGCGACGTGATAAGAACCGCGAGTGGCTCGAAAAGTTCCAAGACGTCTCTTCGCAGGCTGGGCGCGACGAGGTCATCGCCGAACTGACCGATCACAAAGTCTCCACTCAAGAGTTCAGAGACGAAGGTCTGGCAAACTCAACGTTCAAACTGAAGGAGTGGAGCGAGACGGAGGTCGTCTTAGAGAAGTTCGACCAGCATCCATTCGCTGACGATGTCAACTTCGACACGCTGACGTTCAAAGTCTGTCGGGGTGGTTCTTGTGACCAGTTAGTCATTAATGATCAGGTGGACTTCGACGGAGGGAAATTCGATTCAAATCTCCAGGGTGCATCACCCGATAACCTCCAGACGCTCTCGAACGTCAGGGGAATCAACGGCCGGTCGCTTGTATTTAACTACGGCGACAACGAGCACTTGGCTCGCAGAGGCGTCAGACGTGCGTTTACTGCGCTATTGGATTTCGACAAGATGGCGGACATCTTCGACCGCAAGTTCGTTGCGAAAAATCAGACGGGGCTTCCAGGACACCTCGAAGCGCAGTACCTCGGTAACGATTTCATCGACAATCTAATCCAGTACGACATGGGCTCCAACGAGGAACAGGCGACGCAGTTCCTTGAGATGGAAGGATACTCTAAGGAAGGCAGCAAGTGGGTCGATGAAGACGGTAAGGCCATTGATTTCCACATCTCGACGGATTCGACTGAGACGATGGCCGCCTACGGCAAGTCGATGCAAGAGCAACTCAACGGATTCGGTTTTGATGTTGAGTTCACTACCAAAGAATCTGGGACGTGGTACCAAGACTTCCTCGCCGCCGAGAATGGTGACGTGTTCCCGTTCGTCCATGGGTGGGCGTCTAACGAACCGCTCAACTTCTACGACTACAGCAACCACTACAAGATGCGACTCGGCACCGGTGGAGAAGTCGAGCAGTGGCTCGCAGATGGCGAAACGCACTCGCAGGTGAACGGGCGGCCGCTCACTCCGACGGTTCCCGAAGAAGTCGGTGCACTCGAAGTTGAGGGTTCGGGGAGAGAACTCAACCTCTACCAGTTAGTTGAAGACCTCAAAACGGCACAGACGATGGATGAGACGAAGTCCGTTGTTCGTGACCTTGCATGGTACTTCAACTACGACCTGCCGCTCATCGATACGTTCGGTGCAGAGTCGGCAATGTGGGGAGACACCCAGAACTGGGAGTGGCCCTCGAGAGATCACAACGCTTGGTACCAAGCCTACGGCGGGTACTGGGAACACGTCCGCCGTGGTCTCGTGAAAGCCAAAGAGGTCTGA